One genomic window of Coffea eugenioides isolate CCC68of chromosome 1, Ceug_1.0, whole genome shotgun sequence includes the following:
- the LOC113777242 gene encoding biogenesis of lysosome-related organelles complex 1 subunit 1 — protein sequence MDRSKQPEVGGLEASLLQLMHAHNQSSIQLREHTDKAKKDAIEIAKRVSALLVDSVDGGVQQAFITEKRIEMEIRALTAAIVQFGKQTDQWLAASHAINTAIKEIGDFENWMKTMEFDCKSISAAIYNIHQS from the exons ATGGATCGATCAAAACAGCCAGAAGTTGGAGGTTTAGAAGCTTCATTACTTCAACTGATGCATGCTCATAATCAATCATCAATCCAACTCCGGGAACATACAG ACAAGGCAAAGAAAGATGCAATTGAAATTGCCAAAAGGGTTTCTGCGCTTTTAGTTGATTCGGTTGATGGAGGTGTTCAACAAGCCTTTATCACGGAGAAAAGGATAGAAATGGAAATTCGAGCATTGACAGCTGCTATTGTCCAATTTGGGAAGCAGACTGATCAGTGGCTAGCAGCTTCTCATGCTATCAATACAGCAATCAAG GAAATTGGAGACTTTGAGAACTGGATGAAGACAATGGAATTTGACTGTAAAAGCATTAGTGCTGCAATCTACAACATTCACCAATCATGA
- the LOC113777716 gene encoding glucan endo-1,3-beta-glucosidase 14 translates to MASLRSLNRFRALVLLFSLLSDLSVGVLSLGIGINYGQIANNLPSPSRVAVLLRSLNISRVKLYDADPNVLSAFSNSNVDFVIGLGNENLQAMTDPGQAQTWIQQHVQPYLSQTKITCITVGNEVLTGNDTQMKSHLLPAMQTVNSALNNLGLSREVYVTTAHSTGILGNSFPPSSGSFRQDLAEYIQPILSFHSQTNSPFLINAYPFFAYKGSPDQVSLEYVLFQPNPGIRDPVTNLNYDNMLYAQIDAVYSAMKALGHTDVQVKISETGWPSKGDPDEVGATAENAALYNGNLLQRIEQNEGTPANPSIPIDVYVFALFNEDLKPGPASERNYGLLYPDGSPVYRIGLQLLEQQQGYLPHIDYSSSGQQNTVYSSFSLLLIALAFLI, encoded by the exons ATGGCCTCCCTGAGGTCCCTCAACCGCTTCAGGGCTCTTGTTCTTCTCTTCTCCCTCCTATCAG ATTTATCTGTTGGCGTACTCAGCCTTGGAATTGGGATAAATTATGGCCAAATAGCCAACAATCTCCCTTCACCGTCCCGGGTTGCTGTTCTCCTTAGATCTCTCAATATAAGCAGGGTGAAGCTATATGATGCAGATCCAAATGTGTTGAGTGCTTTCTCCAATTCCAATGTTGATTTTGTCATTGGATTAGGGAATGAAAATCTTCAAGCAATGACTGATCCTGGTCAGGCTCAAACTTGGATTCAGCAACATGTTCAACCATACCTTTCTCAGACTAAGATCACTTGTATCACTGTTGGAAATGAGGTCCTAACTGGGAATGATACCCAGATGAAATCTCACCTCCTCCCTGCAATGCAAACTGTCAATAGTGCTCTTAATAATCTCGGGCTCAGTCGAGAGGTCTATGTAACAACTGCTCATTCAACAGGCATATTAGGTAACTCCTTCCCACCTTCCTCAGGGTCATTCCGACAAGATCTTGCAGAATATATCCAGCCTATCCTCAGTTTTCATTCTCAGACAAATTCACCATTCCTCATAAACGCGTATCCCTTCTTTGCGTACAAAGGTAGCCCCGATCAAGTCTCATTGGAATATGTGCTATTCCAGCCAAATCCAGGAATTCGCGATCCAGTTACAAATTTAAACTATGATAACATGTTATATGCACAAATTGATGCCGTTTACTCGGCTATGAAAGCACTGGGCCATACAGACGTTCAAGTTAAAATATCTGAAACAGGATGGCCATCAAAGGGGGACCCAGATGAGGTAGGAGCTACTGCCGAGAATGCTGCATTGTATAATGGCAATTTGCTGCAACGGATCGAACAGAACGAAGGTACCCCTGCAAATCCATCGATACCAATTGATGTCTATGTTTTTGCACTTTTCAACGAGGATTTGAAGCCCGGTCCAGCATCGGAGAGGAATTATGGTCTGCTTTACCCAGATGGTTCTCCAGTTTATCGGATTGGGTTGCAGTTGCTGGAGCAACAGCAGGGATATCTCCCCCATATCGATTATTCATCTTCTGGTCAACAGAATACC GTTTATTCCAGTTTTTCTCTTCTGCTGATTGCATTAGCATTCTTAATATGA